In Limibacter armeniacum, a single window of DNA contains:
- a CDS encoding SixA phosphatase family protein, whose protein sequence is MKTLYLVRHAKSSWDHPELSDFDRPLNKRGLKAAPLMGKVLHEKGVIPQQVISSSAKRAKETAITIVKEIGLNPDNIIYADKIYEASTNTLLTLIKSCDDKVTSLMLFGHNPTFTDLANVLTDEYIDNIPTAGIVGISFDTDHWKEAKKGKLLFFDFPKNYKD, encoded by the coding sequence ATGAAAACACTTTATCTGGTTCGTCACGCCAAGTCAAGCTGGGACCACCCTGAACTCTCAGACTTTGACAGACCATTAAATAAAAGAGGCTTAAAAGCAGCCCCATTAATGGGAAAAGTACTCCATGAAAAAGGGGTTATTCCACAGCAGGTCATCTCATCTTCTGCAAAAAGAGCCAAGGAAACTGCGATCACAATTGTGAAGGAAATTGGACTTAACCCTGATAATATTATCTATGCCGATAAAATATATGAAGCCAGTACCAATACCTTATTGACCCTAATCAAATCATGCGATGATAAAGTTACATCCCTGATGTTATTTGGTCATAACCCTACATTTACAGACTTAGCCAATGTACTCACTGATGAATATATTGACAATATTCCTACAGCAGGCATAGTCGGTATTTCCTTTGACACCGACCATTGGAAAGAGGCAAAAAAAGGGAAGCTATTATTTTTTGACTTCCCTAAGAATTACAAAGATTGA
- a CDS encoding putative type IX sorting system protein PorV2, with product MRIIIALASLLCLLVNMSSAQVSTPKYANEYLAIGVGARGLAMSNSQVDIVDDATAGYWNPAGLLNIKEKYSASLMHASYFAGIANYDFAGFSTNLDKKSAIGISVIRFAVDDIPDTRYLFDASGNLDYSQVKSFSAADYAFIFSYARRFPALKDIKFGANVKVLHRNVGIFANAWGFGFDLGAQTTLGKWNLGITARDITGTFTAWRFNSATFYDVFSQTDNTIPDNSLEVAVPRLLIGGGRNFPILSSKSKDDVNTPSILSLLVSVGADITFDGKRNTVIKTEFGSIDPHAGLEFQIYDVAFVRGGVGMFQYEKDFDGSESLTFQPNFGLGIKLKGITIDYALTDISDQSAALYSHVFSIKAGFGVSKNITPRYQRNRDLLYY from the coding sequence ATGAGAATAATAATTGCCTTGGCAAGTCTACTTTGTCTTCTGGTTAATATGTCATCGGCTCAGGTTTCAACTCCCAAATATGCAAATGAATATTTAGCAATTGGAGTGGGAGCAAGAGGCTTGGCGATGTCCAATTCACAGGTTGATATTGTGGATGATGCTACTGCTGGGTATTGGAACCCTGCAGGATTATTAAATATAAAGGAGAAGTATTCCGCATCGCTGATGCATGCATCCTATTTTGCAGGTATAGCCAATTATGATTTTGCGGGTTTTTCGACAAACCTTGATAAGAAAAGTGCTATAGGTATTTCCGTTATTCGCTTCGCTGTCGATGATATTCCTGATACCAGATACCTTTTTGATGCGTCCGGAAACCTTGATTACTCACAGGTCAAGTCGTTTTCAGCCGCAGACTATGCCTTTATTTTTTCATATGCCCGCCGATTCCCTGCCTTGAAGGATATAAAGTTTGGTGCCAATGTAAAAGTGTTACATCGTAATGTTGGGATTTTTGCCAATGCTTGGGGGTTTGGCTTTGACTTAGGAGCACAAACAACATTAGGTAAATGGAATTTAGGTATAACAGCAAGGGATATTACGGGTACATTTACAGCGTGGCGTTTCAATTCAGCTACCTTCTATGATGTGTTCTCACAAACAGATAATACAATTCCAGATAATTCCTTAGAAGTGGCTGTCCCTCGTCTCTTAATAGGCGGAGGTAGAAATTTCCCTATCCTATCCTCTAAGTCAAAAGATGATGTCAATACCCCTTCTATTTTGAGTTTGCTGGTATCAGTTGGGGCTGATATCACATTTGATGGTAAAAGGAATACTGTAATCAAGACTGAGTTTGGAAGTATTGACCCACATGCAGGTCTAGAGTTTCAGATTTATGATGTGGCATTTGTACGTGGTGGAGTTGGAATGTTTCAATATGAAAAAGATTTTGATGGATCAGAGTCTCTTACTTTTCAACCAAACTTTGGATTAGGTATAAAGCTGAAAGGCATTACGATTGATTATGCCCTGACTGATATTTCAGATCAGAGTGCTGCTTTGTATTCTCACGTATTTTCAATCAAAGCTGGATTTGGTGTTTCTAAAAACATCACACCTAGGTATCAGAGAAACAGGGATTTACTTTATTACTGA
- the porU2 gene encoding putative type IX secretion system sortase PorU2 — MRYILVFILLTFSYLHSFAQSASEFKNSWIKDDQKYFKLKVSENGVYRVTYDELKSAGFPVLTAKFNEHQMYWRGLEVAILVHDDDGDNFWDAGDYIEFYGQKNEGFLDKELFQSGGGNSTNPYESLYGDATYYFLTVEPNLTQPKRIQTAQVSESGLGVVTEVYRRKLFSYKDNFSYGEPAYIDFERDKEHIYNSSYNSVKGYTATPTVHNNISDYGKWDGIFQLDEFDASSGGNFEVAYGLVSFEAKEFGDYIAEIEVSVGPSAASKQLLDTVLSIQEYKSLNVLHDLPSSNISSTGELNLSFFDKTHATLTPNRKYINYAPSYFLFTYPITDILNGDNSNEVLLEPSSSTVGSLVKQSGGSRLWVFADTDETKSTPIILSENSAGQFKMPAGLNTTSGDKVEGVVFKETQSVEAISNATFLYLNPTSTYDFLLVTHKSLAERAGSYQVNDVITEYVKYRESEAGGGHSVLLAYIDDLYNTFSYGEVSPLALREFSRMMWNTHQSEYLYLIGKGLSLNIASGEDEKNLIPAFGLPATDLGITFGLEGSATENQFVPYMAVGRLPARTPLHVANYLDKVKVYEGEGFMDLWKKKSLALAGGFSGKDNTRFIYYLNSLNQYYESQFVGGTTKMVSKSSTDRVELVDVTEDVNNGVGLMTFFGHSSSVGPDIEVGRVEQGYENFARYPVVLMNGCSGGNIYQNQETWAENWTLAKDRGAVLFMSKSGYALDVNNILLASNSYIYNNALAVYQRAFSDSTLVGKPFGKAVQEAYKEIIIDSKNKSDFNIYLSHVEQIVYQGDPAIQITADKPELAIKKGEVNFLPLGEDEALRSTSDSFAIEFPIYNYGKYTAGESVNIEIKRLIGESKQVSIKQFTVLMPKSVDTVNIVWDNRYDKDIASGANEFEIKLDYEDVHDEYDDILNNVITEVYNFPSNFNRIVYPKNFSVVGTEEITVYTHDLGYSGEDRDVYLEVFSPSTGISNVRLSPIEVGNGLAKWTLNLNEYSVGSLDNNEVFFIRTGYAVADENDVEVLDEISFTYRKGEKGWMQSVVPEFEKDSLKNVQLSSNGLWSIKNKEIDLEIYTSPDQYYVLYNGKEVISNRYCHEVVPNRQYHLNSKLLMLAIDHKTGEFAAYSKRRWNNRATGNDLDRMICGIWNNSPSVWMLDSHFKPNPSTRCASNLVAFMYGDEQCNPINDDNSIIMQGTYDPEDYAIILTTKGMDLSGLKSSWTGTWQSNYDETVPSTWSNYQVLYEAGIDTTDNSKLNTQEGRPYIAVVRRNARSLGLEADVVERIATDEGGDVNINYHIDIVPENGVVETAFIGPANSWESLRLGMESSVNDSWALTLSAINPQGVSLDTTITSYTGEVDLSFLNTNGKAYYSQLKLSMVLMDTVDNTLPQLKSWRVNYTPAPEGFLYLTDSMKQVKTEYYQGEDYAVAYWFENLSEETYLEEQLEAEFFNSKASADTQRGIVPVISPKPGERTKVEYTANTFDQGLTGSQNLSVTVGRPEYEGFFFNNTEQFNFSVEADKKNPFLDILFDGRRIMDGDIVAPNPQLTVSLKDDNPYLLRENSDNLNIYLNDVLLDIELSEKSEDNIGENNYVLSFPLPQAITNATASNGRVAASTLLNDKGYLKDSTYILHVEAQDLAGNYVGSNVSESEDDPEKARKESYRVSFTVDSKPSITQFYPYPNPFSDKVRFVFTLRGIDVPDEIKIQIMTVTGRIVREITQDELGPVHIGNNITEYAWDGRDEFGDQLANGVYLYRVFVRMNGAGMEHYETDGDYLFKKNIGKLYLMK, encoded by the coding sequence ATGAGATATATTCTAGTATTTATATTACTAACTTTTTCTTATCTGCATTCTTTCGCTCAATCAGCGTCTGAATTCAAAAACTCATGGATAAAGGACGATCAGAAATACTTCAAGCTTAAAGTAAGTGAAAATGGGGTATATCGTGTGACTTATGATGAGTTGAAAAGTGCAGGTTTCCCTGTTTTGACAGCAAAGTTTAATGAGCATCAGATGTATTGGAGAGGACTAGAGGTCGCTATACTTGTCCATGATGACGATGGAGATAATTTTTGGGATGCTGGTGATTACATTGAGTTTTATGGACAGAAGAACGAGGGTTTCCTAGATAAGGAGTTGTTTCAGTCAGGGGGAGGCAATAGTACAAACCCGTATGAAAGCCTTTATGGAGATGCGACTTATTACTTTCTGACAGTTGAACCAAACCTGACACAACCGAAAAGAATTCAGACTGCACAGGTTAGTGAGAGTGGGTTAGGTGTGGTCACTGAAGTCTATAGGCGAAAGCTATTTTCTTACAAAGACAACTTCTCTTACGGTGAACCTGCATACATCGACTTTGAAAGAGATAAGGAGCATATTTACAACAGCTCTTATAACAGTGTAAAAGGATATACTGCTACACCAACCGTTCATAATAATATTTCGGACTATGGTAAGTGGGATGGGATATTTCAGTTAGATGAGTTTGATGCGAGCAGTGGTGGGAATTTTGAAGTAGCGTATGGCTTGGTAAGCTTTGAAGCAAAAGAATTTGGGGATTATATAGCGGAAATAGAGGTTTCTGTAGGACCTTCAGCAGCAAGCAAGCAGTTGCTGGATACCGTATTGTCAATACAGGAGTATAAATCCCTGAATGTATTGCATGACCTTCCTTCATCAAACATCAGCAGTACGGGAGAATTGAACCTTTCATTTTTTGATAAGACTCATGCTACCTTAACTCCAAACAGGAAATATATCAACTATGCTCCTTCTTATTTCTTGTTTACATATCCTATAACGGATATTCTGAATGGAGATAATTCAAATGAAGTATTGCTCGAACCTTCTTCAAGTACTGTAGGAAGCTTGGTGAAACAATCGGGAGGAAGTAGGCTTTGGGTTTTTGCAGATACGGATGAAACTAAGTCTACCCCAATTATCCTTTCTGAAAATAGTGCAGGTCAATTTAAAATGCCTGCTGGTCTCAATACAACTTCAGGAGATAAGGTTGAAGGGGTTGTCTTTAAAGAAACTCAATCAGTTGAGGCAATCTCCAATGCTACATTTTTGTATTTGAATCCAACTTCAACTTATGACTTTTTGCTGGTTACGCATAAATCATTGGCTGAAAGAGCTGGAAGCTATCAGGTTAATGATGTCATAACAGAGTATGTGAAATACAGAGAAAGTGAAGCTGGTGGTGGACACAGTGTATTATTGGCTTACATTGATGACCTATACAATACTTTCAGTTATGGAGAGGTATCCCCTTTGGCATTGAGGGAGTTTTCAAGAATGATGTGGAATACGCATCAGTCTGAGTATCTCTATCTGATCGGAAAAGGGCTTAGTCTAAATATAGCAAGTGGTGAAGATGAGAAGAACCTGATTCCGGCATTTGGCCTTCCAGCAACTGATTTGGGTATTACTTTCGGATTGGAGGGGAGTGCTACTGAAAATCAGTTTGTACCGTATATGGCAGTTGGTAGACTCCCTGCCAGAACACCATTGCATGTTGCCAATTACCTTGATAAAGTAAAGGTATATGAGGGCGAAGGTTTTATGGACTTGTGGAAGAAGAAGTCATTGGCACTTGCTGGGGGTTTTTCAGGAAAAGACAATACTCGATTTATTTATTACCTGAACAGTTTAAACCAATATTATGAATCACAGTTTGTAGGGGGAACTACAAAGATGGTGAGTAAGTCTTCTACGGATAGGGTTGAACTGGTAGATGTAACAGAAGATGTAAACAATGGAGTTGGGTTAATGACTTTCTTTGGACATTCCTCATCTGTTGGACCTGATATTGAAGTGGGAAGGGTAGAGCAGGGATATGAAAACTTTGCTCGTTATCCTGTTGTGCTAATGAATGGATGCAGTGGTGGAAACATCTACCAAAACCAGGAAACATGGGCAGAAAACTGGACATTGGCAAAAGATCGGGGAGCCGTATTGTTTATGTCAAAATCAGGTTATGCATTGGATGTGAATAATATCCTTTTGGCTTCGAATAGTTATATCTATAATAATGCATTAGCTGTATACCAAAGAGCGTTTAGCGATAGTACCTTGGTTGGTAAACCTTTTGGTAAAGCAGTACAGGAAGCGTATAAGGAAATCATCATCGACTCAAAAAATAAAAGTGATTTCAATATTTACTTGTCCCATGTGGAGCAAATTGTTTATCAAGGAGACCCAGCAATACAGATCACTGCTGATAAACCGGAATTGGCAATTAAGAAGGGAGAAGTGAATTTCCTTCCATTAGGAGAAGATGAAGCGTTGAGGTCAACGTCTGATTCATTTGCAATTGAGTTTCCTATTTATAATTACGGTAAATATACAGCTGGTGAATCTGTAAATATTGAAATCAAAAGACTGATAGGGGAAAGCAAGCAAGTTTCAATAAAGCAATTTACAGTCCTGATGCCTAAAAGTGTTGATACAGTCAATATTGTATGGGACAATAGGTATGATAAGGATATTGCTTCTGGCGCCAATGAGTTTGAAATTAAATTGGATTACGAAGATGTACATGATGAGTATGATGATATCTTGAACAATGTCATTACAGAGGTATATAACTTTCCTTCAAACTTTAACAGAATCGTCTATCCAAAGAATTTCAGTGTAGTGGGGACAGAAGAAATCACTGTTTATACGCATGACTTAGGATACAGCGGAGAGGATAGAGATGTGTATTTGGAAGTTTTCTCACCTTCTACTGGTATTTCCAATGTCCGTTTATCTCCGATTGAGGTGGGGAATGGATTGGCTAAGTGGACATTGAATTTGAATGAATACAGTGTTGGTTCATTGGACAATAATGAAGTCTTTTTCATTAGAACAGGATATGCTGTCGCTGATGAGAATGATGTGGAGGTTTTGGATGAGATTTCATTTACCTACCGGAAAGGAGAGAAGGGTTGGATGCAAAGTGTTGTGCCTGAATTTGAGAAGGACTCTCTGAAGAACGTTCAGCTAAGTAGCAATGGACTTTGGTCAATTAAGAATAAGGAAATTGATCTTGAAATCTATACATCTCCTGACCAGTATTATGTCCTGTATAATGGAAAAGAAGTGATCAGTAATAGGTATTGTCATGAAGTTGTTCCTAACAGGCAGTACCACCTGAATTCTAAGCTGCTTATGTTAGCTATAGATCATAAGACAGGAGAGTTTGCAGCGTATTCTAAAAGAAGGTGGAATAACAGGGCTACTGGTAATGATTTGGATCGTATGATTTGTGGTATTTGGAATAACAGTCCATCTGTATGGATGTTGGACTCACATTTCAAGCCTAATCCAAGTACAAGGTGCGCAAGTAACTTAGTAGCATTTATGTATGGAGACGAGCAATGTAACCCAATCAATGATGACAATAGCATTATCATGCAAGGTACTTATGATCCTGAAGATTATGCCATTATCCTAACTACAAAGGGGATGGATTTATCAGGACTTAAATCATCTTGGACAGGGACTTGGCAATCTAACTACGATGAAACAGTACCATCAACTTGGAGTAACTACCAAGTTTTGTATGAGGCAGGTATAGATACTACAGATAATAGCAAGCTAAATACGCAGGAAGGAAGACCATACATAGCAGTGGTTCGTAGGAATGCTAGAAGTTTGGGACTGGAAGCAGATGTTGTCGAGCGCATTGCAACCGATGAGGGTGGAGATGTCAACATAAACTATCACATTGATATTGTACCTGAAAACGGCGTTGTGGAAACTGCATTTATTGGTCCAGCCAATAGTTGGGAATCTTTAAGACTAGGAATGGAGTCTAGTGTAAATGACAGTTGGGCGTTAACCTTAAGTGCTATTAATCCACAAGGTGTAAGTTTAGATACAACGATCACCAGTTATACTGGTGAAGTAGATTTATCATTTCTAAATACAAATGGAAAAGCTTATTACAGCCAGTTGAAGCTATCCATGGTGTTGATGGATACGGTAGACAATACCTTGCCTCAATTGAAATCTTGGAGGGTGAATTATACGCCAGCTCCTGAAGGGTTCCTTTACCTGACAGATAGCATGAAGCAAGTAAAGACTGAGTATTATCAGGGAGAAGATTATGCTGTAGCGTATTGGTTTGAAAACTTATCTGAAGAAACATATCTGGAGGAGCAATTGGAAGCAGAATTCTTTAACTCCAAGGCTTCAGCAGATACACAAAGAGGAATTGTACCAGTGATTTCTCCTAAGCCAGGTGAGAGGACAAAGGTTGAGTATACAGCAAATACTTTTGATCAAGGGCTAACGGGAAGTCAAAACCTTTCGGTAACAGTAGGTAGACCTGAGTATGAAGGATTCTTCTTCAACAATACCGAACAGTTTAACTTCAGTGTAGAAGCGGACAAAAAGAACCCATTCCTTGATATCCTATTTGATGGAAGAAGGATTATGGATGGTGATATAGTGGCACCTAACCCTCAGCTTACTGTGTCTCTCAAAGATGATAACCCTTACTTGCTAAGAGAAAACTCAGATAACCTCAATATTTACCTTAATGATGTCTTGCTTGATATCGAGTTGTCTGAAAAATCAGAAGACAATATTGGAGAGAATAATTATGTATTGAGTTTTCCTTTACCCCAAGCGATTACAAATGCTACTGCGTCAAATGGTAGGGTCGCTGCTTCAACATTGCTGAACGATAAAGGATACCTGAAAGACTCTACATATATACTGCATGTCGAGGCGCAGGATTTGGCTGGAAATTATGTAGGCAGTAATGTTAGTGAATCTGAAGATGACCCTGAGAAAGCACGTAAAGAATCTTATCGGGTTTCTTTCACAGTGGATAGTAAACCTTCGATTACACAATTTTATCCGTACCCTAACCCTTTTTCTGATAAGGTTCGATTTGTTTTTACCCTAAGGGGGATAGACGTTCCTGATGAAATCAAAATTCAGATCATGACCGTGACAGGTAGAATCGTTCGTGAAATCACGCAGGATGAGCTAGGGCCTGTGCATATAGGAAACAACATCACTGAATATGCTTGGGATGGCAGGGATGAGTTTGGAGACCAGTTGGCTAATGGGGTTTATCTATACAGGGTATTTGTAAGAATGAATGGGGCAGGGATGGAACACTATGAAACAGATGGCGACTATTTATTCAAGAAGAATATTGGTAAGCTTTACTTGATGAAGTAA
- a CDS encoding citrate synthase — MEKTAQLHYDGKVYELPIIEGTENEKAIDISKLRGESGLITLDVGFKNTGSTTSDITFLDGEKGILRHRGYSIEDLAEKSTFLEVAHLLIYGELPSATELAKFQHDISMHTLVHEDVRKIFDGFPATAHPMGVLSSLVTSLTAFHPESLDPNRNSEAVDLTIHRLLAKLPTLAAWSYKNGQGHPLVYPNNKMGYIENFMNMMFGLPTDEYEVNPAVIEALDKLLILHADHEQNCSAATVRVVGSSQASLYVSISGGINALWGGLHGGANQKVIEMLEMIKADGGDVKKYIDKAKDPNDPFRLMGFGHRVYKNFDPRAKIIKKHCDNVLNSLGVNDKTLEIAKHLEEVALQDEYFIERKLFPNVDFYSGIIYRAIGFPVDMFTVLFAIGRLPGWIAQWKESREQKQAISRPRQIYTGHTLRPYPSK, encoded by the coding sequence ATGGAGAAAACAGCACAGTTACACTACGACGGCAAAGTGTACGAACTCCCAATTATTGAGGGTACAGAAAACGAAAAAGCAATCGACATCAGCAAGCTTAGAGGAGAGTCAGGACTGATCACCCTGGATGTTGGATTCAAAAACACTGGTTCTACCACATCAGACATTACATTCCTAGATGGCGAAAAAGGTATCCTAAGACATAGAGGCTACTCTATCGAAGACTTGGCAGAGAAGTCTACATTTTTGGAAGTAGCTCACCTTTTGATCTACGGTGAACTACCTTCAGCAACTGAGCTAGCGAAATTCCAGCACGACATATCAATGCACACATTGGTGCATGAAGACGTAAGAAAGATTTTTGATGGCTTCCCAGCTACAGCTCACCCAATGGGCGTTCTTTCTTCGTTGGTAACATCGTTGACAGCATTCCACCCTGAATCACTTGATCCTAACAGAAACAGTGAGGCAGTAGACTTGACGATTCACAGACTACTTGCAAAGCTTCCTACATTGGCAGCTTGGTCTTACAAAAATGGTCAAGGTCATCCGTTGGTTTACCCTAACAACAAAATGGGTTATATCGAAAACTTCATGAACATGATGTTCGGTCTTCCAACAGATGAGTATGAAGTTAACCCTGCAGTTATTGAGGCACTGGACAAACTTCTTATCCTGCATGCAGACCACGAGCAAAACTGTTCGGCTGCTACAGTAAGAGTTGTTGGTTCATCTCAAGCATCACTTTATGTTTCTATTTCTGGCGGTATCAACGCACTTTGGGGTGGCCTGCACGGCGGTGCTAACCAAAAGGTAATTGAGATGCTTGAAATGATCAAAGCTGACGGTGGTGATGTGAAGAAATACATCGACAAAGCGAAAGATCCTAACGATCCATTCAGACTGATGGGCTTCGGACACAGAGTTTACAAAAACTTTGACCCTAGAGCGAAAATCATCAAGAAGCACTGTGACAATGTACTGAACAGCCTTGGTGTCAACGACAAAACGTTGGAGATTGCTAAGCACCTAGAGGAAGTTGCGCTTCAAGATGAGTACTTCATCGAAAGAAAGCTGTTCCCTAACGTAGACTTCTACTCAGGTATTATCTACAGAGCAATTGGCTTCCCAGTTGATATGTTTACAGTACTGTTTGCGATTGGTCGTCTTCCAGGTTGGATCGCTCAGTGGAAAGAGTCTAGAGAGCAGAAGCAAGCTATCTCTCGTCCAAGACAAATTTACACTGGTCATACACTTAGACCATACCCTTCTAAATAA
- the topA gene encoding type I DNA topoisomerase: protein MSKNLVIVESPAKAKTIEKYLGQDYTVKSSYGHVRDLPKGNNAVDVEHGFQPVYEISSDKKQVVQELKKLSKSAETVWLATDDDREGEAISWHLMEALGLKQENTKRIVFREITKNAILNAITAPRGIDLDLVNAQQARRVLDRLVGFELSPILWKKIKAGLSAGRVQSVAVRLVVEREREIDSFKPESSYKVSAVFDLGGGKKLQAELPKKFAAEKEALEFLESCKGAAYTIADLKTKPGKRSPAAPFTTSTLQQEASRKLGFPVSLTMSVAQKLYEAGHITYMRTDSVNLSDEATASASAEINASFGEEFIQTRKFKTKSKSAQEAHEAIRPTNFAQHELSGDSREAKLYDLIWKRTIASQMADAKLEKTTATINISSSPEAFVATGEVIKFEGFLKVYIESTDDEDEEEQKGMLPPLEVGQVLSLDFINAVQRFSRPAPRFTEASLVKKLEEMGIGRPSTYAPTISTIQKRDYVVKETRDGKEREYIAMSLENDQVSKEVKTEIYGAEKNKMFPTNTGMIVNDFLVKYFQDIVDYSFTAQVEEQFDQIANGKIQWADMIKGFYDSFHETVEATSEVDRADVSSARELGVDPATGKKIFVRLGRFGPIAQIGETVEDSDEKPVYASLRKGQYIESITLEEALELFKLPRTVGTFEDKDIVAAIGRFGPYLRHDGKFVSLGKEYSPETVDEETAIELIKAKRIADANKIVKTFDEDADLQILNGRWGPYISYKKKNFKIPKGTEAKELSYDECVKLMEATPEKKKTTKKKTTTKKAATKK from the coding sequence ATGTCAAAAAACCTAGTAATAGTAGAGTCCCCGGCCAAAGCCAAAACTATTGAAAAGTACTTAGGGCAAGATTATACCGTAAAGTCAAGTTACGGACACGTAAGGGACTTGCCCAAAGGCAACAACGCTGTAGATGTGGAGCACGGATTTCAACCTGTTTATGAAATATCTTCCGATAAGAAGCAGGTAGTGCAGGAGTTGAAAAAGTTGTCCAAAAGTGCAGAAACTGTATGGCTCGCGACGGACGACGACCGCGAAGGAGAAGCTATTTCATGGCACCTGATGGAGGCTTTGGGACTAAAGCAAGAAAATACAAAGCGCATTGTTTTTAGGGAAATTACCAAAAATGCTATTCTGAATGCCATTACGGCACCTAGAGGTATTGACTTGGACCTAGTCAATGCACAGCAGGCTAGACGTGTACTTGACCGACTTGTTGGATTTGAGCTTTCACCTATCCTCTGGAAGAAAATCAAAGCCGGACTCTCAGCAGGTAGGGTACAGTCAGTGGCGGTTAGACTGGTGGTTGAGCGTGAAAGAGAGATTGATTCTTTCAAACCGGAATCATCCTATAAAGTAAGTGCTGTTTTTGACCTTGGTGGAGGAAAGAAACTACAGGCAGAACTTCCAAAGAAGTTTGCTGCTGAAAAGGAAGCATTGGAGTTTTTGGAGTCTTGTAAAGGAGCAGCCTATACAATTGCTGACCTGAAGACGAAGCCTGGTAAAAGAAGTCCAGCTGCACCATTTACAACTTCTACCTTGCAGCAGGAAGCCAGCCGTAAGTTAGGTTTCCCTGTTTCACTGACAATGTCAGTAGCACAGAAACTTTATGAGGCAGGACACATTACTTATATGCGTACGGACTCCGTAAATCTGTCTGATGAGGCAACGGCTTCTGCTTCAGCAGAAATCAATGCATCTTTCGGAGAGGAGTTTATCCAGACAAGAAAGTTCAAGACGAAATCAAAGTCAGCACAGGAGGCTCACGAAGCGATTCGTCCAACCAACTTCGCACAACACGAACTGAGTGGAGATTCGCGTGAAGCAAAGTTATATGACCTGATTTGGAAGCGTACCATCGCTTCACAGATGGCAGATGCCAAACTTGAGAAGACTACTGCAACCATTAATATTTCGTCAAGCCCTGAGGCTTTTGTGGCTACTGGTGAGGTAATCAAGTTTGAAGGTTTCCTTAAGGTTTATATCGAGTCAACAGATGATGAGGATGAAGAGGAACAAAAGGGAATGTTGCCTCCTTTGGAAGTAGGTCAGGTGTTAAGTCTTGATTTTATCAATGCAGTACAGCGTTTCTCAAGACCTGCGCCAAGATTTACAGAGGCGAGCCTTGTAAAGAAACTGGAGGAAATGGGTATTGGTCGTCCATCAACTTATGCTCCTACAATCTCAACTATTCAAAAGAGGGATTATGTGGTGAAGGAAACCAGAGATGGAAAAGAGCGTGAATATATCGCGATGTCTTTGGAGAATGATCAGGTTTCTAAAGAAGTGAAGACTGAAATCTATGGGGCTGAAAAGAATAAAATGTTCCCTACCAATACAGGTATGATTGTAAATGATTTTCTGGTAAAATATTTCCAGGATATCGTTGACTACTCATTTACCGCACAAGTAGAAGAACAATTTGACCAGATTGCCAATGGTAAGATTCAGTGGGCTGATATGATCAAAGGCTTTTATGATTCTTTCCATGAGACGGTAGAGGCAACTTCTGAGGTTGACAGAGCGGATGTATCTTCAGCTAGGGAATTGGGAGTTGATCCTGCGACTGGCAAAAAAATATTTGTGAGGTTGGGACGATTTGGACCTATTGCTCAAATCGGGGAGACGGTAGAAGACAGTGATGAAAAGCCCGTATATGCATCTTTGAGAAAAGGACAGTATATCGAAAGCATTACGCTGGAAGAGGCGCTTGAGTTATTCAAGCTTCCTAGAACTGTCGGTACGTTTGAAGATAAGGACATTGTAGCGGCTATCGGTAGGTTTGGTCCATACTTGCGTCATGATGGCAAGTTTGTCTCTTTAGGTAAGGAGTATTCTCCTGAGACAGTGGATGAGGAGACTGCTATCGAGCTGATCAAGGCGAAGCGAATTGCTGATGCGAATAAGATCGTGAAGACATTTGATGAAGATGCAGACCTTCAGATCTTGAATGGTAGATGGGGACCTTACATTTCTTACAAAAAGAAAAACTTCAAGATTCCGAAAGGAACAGAAGCCAAGGAGCTCAGCTACGATGAATGCGTGAAGCTGATGGAAGCAACTCCAGAAAAGAAAAAAACTACCAAGAAAAAAACTACGACAAAAAAGGCGGCAACCAAAAAATAA